Proteins from one Corallococcus exiguus genomic window:
- a CDS encoding nuclear transport factor 2 family protein, whose amino-acid sequence MASVSWLLLALGANPVAAPAAAQAPADPKVAVATVLDDWHRAAAVANEPRYFSFFTPDAVFMGTDGEERWTVDQFRAWSKPYFSKGKAWSFKSVSRNVFFSKDGQVAWFDEALDTPNLGPARGSGVLVKDAAGWKIAQYNLSVPIPNDLMGEVTNRIATYSKAKAATPPAPASKPAPKP is encoded by the coding sequence ATGGCATCCGTCTCCTGGTTGTTGCTGGCGCTCGGCGCCAACCCCGTCGCTGCTCCGGCCGCGGCCCAGGCTCCGGCCGACCCCAAGGTCGCGGTGGCCACGGTGCTGGACGATTGGCACCGCGCGGCGGCGGTGGCCAACGAGCCGCGCTACTTCTCCTTCTTCACGCCGGACGCGGTCTTCATGGGCACGGACGGCGAGGAGCGCTGGACGGTGGACCAGTTCCGCGCGTGGTCGAAGCCCTACTTCTCCAAGGGCAAGGCGTGGTCGTTCAAGTCGGTGTCCCGCAACGTGTTCTTCTCCAAGGACGGCCAGGTCGCCTGGTTCGACGAGGCGCTGGACACGCCCAACCTGGGCCCCGCGCGCGGCAGCGGCGTGCTGGTGAAGGACGCGGCCGGCTGGAAGATCGCCCAGTACAACCTCTCCGTCCCCATCCCCAATGACTTGATGGGCGAGGTAACGAACCGCATCGCCACGTACTCGAAGGCCAAGGCAGCCACACCGCCCGCCCCTGCAAGCAAGCCCGCGCCGAAGCCCTGA
- a CDS encoding alpha/beta fold hydrolase, which produces MVLESFQVGTGDVLTVMLHGFLGTGRNLRSLAVAWTKADPRRRILLPDLTGHGTSPALHPDADLTTLARDVVDTLDAQGFTGAVDWVGHSLGGRVSLAASLESSERVRSVALLDIAPGPVPVNLSDSGAVLDILLKAPPRADSRKDLRANLTGNGLSESLTDWILMNLTPDGDGVRWRFDRDALLRLHRRVTGEDLWPAVERPVHPPLRCIRGGRSRYVSDESAQRLEDGGCPVAFLPDAGHFVHVDSPQDVLTWLMAP; this is translated from the coding sequence GTGGTGCTCGAAAGTTTTCAGGTGGGCACGGGGGATGTGCTCACGGTGATGTTGCACGGATTCCTCGGCACGGGCCGCAACCTGCGCTCGCTGGCCGTCGCGTGGACAAAAGCCGATCCGCGCCGCCGCATCCTCCTGCCCGACCTCACCGGCCACGGCACCTCCCCGGCCCTGCATCCGGACGCGGACCTGACCACGCTCGCGCGCGACGTGGTGGACACGCTCGACGCGCAGGGCTTCACCGGCGCCGTGGACTGGGTGGGCCACTCGCTGGGCGGCCGCGTGTCCCTGGCCGCCAGCCTGGAGTCCTCCGAGCGCGTGCGCAGCGTGGCGCTGCTCGACATCGCGCCCGGGCCCGTGCCGGTGAACCTGTCGGACAGCGGCGCGGTGCTGGACATCCTGCTGAAGGCCCCGCCGCGCGCGGACAGCCGCAAGGACCTGCGCGCGAACCTCACCGGAAACGGCCTGTCGGAGTCGCTGACGGACTGGATCCTCATGAACCTCACGCCCGACGGTGACGGCGTGCGCTGGCGCTTCGACCGCGACGCGCTCCTCCGGCTCCACCGCCGCGTCACCGGCGAGGACCTCTGGCCCGCGGTGGAGCGCCCCGTGCACCCGCCCCTGCGCTGCATCCGCGGCGGGCGCAGCCGGTACGTGTCAGATGAGAGCGCCCAGCGCCTGGAGGACGGCGGCTGCCCCGTGGCCTTCCTCCCGGACGCCGGCCACTTCGTGCACGTGGACAGTCCCCAGGACGTGCTCACGTGGCTGATGGCCCCCTGA
- a CDS encoding SDR family oxidoreductase, whose product MQGKTVIVTGASAGIGEALAVALAGRGANVALAARDAQALERVKAKCEAAGGKALAVPTDVGDPEACRGLVERTVEAFGGVDVLVNNAGITMHSRFEDVKDLGLYERLMRINYLGAVHCTFHALPYIKARKGLLVAVSSLTGKTGVPMRTGYAGSKHAMQGFFDSLRIELLGTGTDVLVVSPGFVATDIRAHALGPEGQPLGQSPRDEAGPTMDVDTCVALILRAMERRDRELVMTLTGRVGLVLKLVAPALVDKLAARAIRGKKA is encoded by the coding sequence ATGCAAGGAAAGACCGTGATTGTCACCGGGGCCTCCGCGGGCATCGGCGAGGCGCTGGCGGTGGCCCTGGCCGGCCGGGGCGCGAACGTGGCGCTGGCGGCGCGGGATGCCCAGGCGCTGGAGCGCGTGAAGGCGAAGTGCGAAGCCGCGGGCGGCAAGGCGCTGGCGGTGCCCACCGACGTGGGCGACCCGGAGGCGTGCCGCGGCCTGGTGGAGCGCACCGTGGAGGCGTTCGGCGGCGTGGACGTGCTCGTCAACAACGCGGGCATCACCATGCACTCGCGCTTCGAGGACGTGAAGGACCTGGGCCTCTATGAGCGCCTCATGCGCATCAACTACCTGGGCGCGGTGCACTGCACCTTCCACGCGCTGCCGTACATCAAGGCGCGCAAGGGATTGCTCGTCGCCGTGTCGTCGCTGACGGGCAAGACGGGCGTGCCCATGCGCACCGGCTACGCTGGCAGCAAGCACGCCATGCAGGGCTTCTTCGATTCGCTGCGCATCGAACTGTTGGGCACCGGCACGGACGTGCTCGTGGTGTCACCGGGCTTCGTGGCCACGGACATCCGCGCGCACGCGCTGGGTCCGGAGGGCCAGCCCCTGGGCCAGAGCCCTCGCGACGAAGCAGGCCCCACCATGGACGTGGACACCTGCGTGGCCCTCATCCTGCGCGCCATGGAGCGCCGCGACCGGGAGCTGGTGATGACGCTCACCGGCCGCGTGGGACTGGTGCTCAAGCTGGTGGCGCCGGCGCTGGTGGACAAGCTGGCCGCGCGCGCCATCCGCGGCAAGAAGGCCTGA
- a CDS encoding ZIP family metal transporter, whose product MADGPLMDTQTVLLVFVAVGLDGLAGLAGGVLSERWLQRRLPALVAFAAGTLLSAVFLEVLPKAVEAKGDAAFAWAFASFVVLTFMEWALGHHHHDAEAAAGHAHGHHHAHPVSPTLPTALLASDALHNVGDGAAVAAAFLVSPQAGFATAFAVIVHELPQEVGDYALLRAAGWTRARSLVALGAVQLTAAVGAAGVLLGTRYLPSLQGTVLAIAGGSFLYIGAVDLLPELRRGPDSRQRVVGFLCGLLLIGGLHFAEAFAGGHG is encoded by the coding sequence GTGGCTGATGGCCCCCTGATGGATACACAGACCGTCCTGCTCGTCTTCGTCGCGGTGGGGCTGGACGGCCTGGCCGGGCTTGCGGGCGGTGTGTTGTCCGAACGTTGGCTGCAACGGCGGCTGCCCGCGCTGGTGGCCTTCGCCGCCGGAACGCTTTTGAGCGCGGTGTTCCTGGAGGTGCTGCCGAAGGCGGTGGAGGCCAAGGGCGATGCAGCCTTCGCGTGGGCCTTCGCCAGCTTCGTCGTGCTGACGTTCATGGAGTGGGCCCTGGGCCATCACCATCACGACGCGGAGGCCGCCGCCGGACACGCGCACGGCCATCATCATGCGCACCCGGTCTCGCCCACGCTGCCCACCGCGCTGCTCGCATCGGATGCGTTGCACAACGTGGGTGACGGTGCGGCGGTCGCGGCGGCCTTCCTCGTGTCTCCTCAAGCAGGCTTCGCCACCGCGTTCGCGGTCATCGTCCATGAGCTGCCGCAGGAGGTGGGCGACTACGCGCTCCTGCGCGCCGCGGGCTGGACTCGCGCGCGGTCGCTGGTCGCGTTGGGCGCGGTGCAGCTCACCGCCGCGGTGGGCGCCGCCGGCGTGTTGCTGGGCACGCGGTATCTGCCCTCGCTCCAGGGCACGGTGCTGGCCATCGCCGGAGGCTCGTTCCTCTACATCGGCGCGGTGGACCTGTTGCCGGAGCTGCGCCGGGGCCCGGACTCACGCCAGCGCGTGGTGGGCTTCCTGTGTGGCCTGCTGCTCATTGGCGGACTGCACTTCGCGGAAGCCTTCGCGGGAGGCCATGGCTGA
- a CDS encoding amidase, with product MTYRRAPVKAPRLSGMALKAMVNTLERGGVGPALMEKLMRDSGIEQWRELSAGDAPPIQYPLPPGAPPSESQTPVEQAARAAAASPVTPRQETVAAFARAYRDGSTDPVAVTRKVHEAIERLDGGADRLGLFIARKPEEVLRAAEASAERLRAGMPLSVLDGVPVVIKDELDLAGFPTTLGTTFRTEPAQADSTVAARLKAAGAVILGKANMQEIGINPIGLNPHHGAARNPWSRGHITGGSSSGSGAVVAAGLCPVSIGADGGGSIRIPAALCGIVGLKATWGRIPETGVPPLCWNVAHVGPLGLTVDDVAAAYAIVAGPDGHDVVARQQPPHHLSGYEDGALKGVRLGICTPYLEDADADVVARCREAVRALTDAGATVVELPAPDLNTILWTHSCIILSEMAEAMLPQVKARASVFGLDSRTNLALGRHFRATDLIHALRHRHRLTRELLALMANVDVIVTPTTASTAPAIPEATLPAGESNLPVVDALMRFIRLANLTGCPALSVPAGFDRAGLPVGVHLMGRPYEEHLLLRLGRVVERATERRTPGIHVSVLP from the coding sequence ATGACCTACCGACGCGCTCCGGTGAAGGCTCCGCGACTCTCCGGCATGGCCCTCAAGGCCATGGTCAACACGCTGGAGCGGGGCGGCGTGGGCCCGGCACTGATGGAGAAGCTGATGCGGGACAGCGGCATCGAGCAGTGGCGCGAGCTGTCCGCCGGCGATGCTCCGCCCATCCAGTACCCGCTGCCCCCGGGTGCGCCGCCTTCCGAATCACAGACACCGGTGGAGCAGGCCGCGCGCGCCGCCGCCGCGTCGCCCGTGACGCCGAGGCAGGAGACGGTCGCGGCGTTCGCTCGCGCCTACCGGGACGGGAGCACGGATCCGGTGGCGGTGACGCGCAAGGTCCACGAGGCGATTGAACGGCTGGACGGCGGCGCGGACCGCCTGGGGCTCTTCATCGCTCGCAAGCCGGAGGAGGTGCTGCGGGCCGCGGAGGCGTCCGCGGAGCGGCTGCGCGCCGGAATGCCCTTGAGCGTGCTCGACGGTGTGCCCGTCGTCATCAAGGACGAGCTGGACCTGGCGGGCTTCCCCACGACGCTGGGCACCACGTTCCGCACCGAGCCGGCCCAAGCCGATTCCACCGTGGCCGCCCGGCTGAAGGCCGCGGGCGCGGTCATCCTGGGCAAGGCCAACATGCAGGAGATTGGCATCAACCCCATCGGGTTGAACCCGCACCACGGCGCCGCGCGCAACCCGTGGAGTCGGGGCCATATCACCGGAGGCAGCTCCAGCGGCTCTGGGGCCGTGGTGGCGGCGGGCCTGTGCCCGGTGAGCATTGGCGCGGACGGCGGCGGCTCCATCCGCATCCCCGCCGCGCTGTGCGGCATCGTCGGGCTCAAGGCCACCTGGGGCCGCATCCCGGAGACGGGCGTGCCACCGCTGTGCTGGAACGTGGCGCACGTGGGCCCCCTGGGCCTCACCGTCGACGACGTCGCGGCGGCGTATGCGATTGTGGCCGGACCGGATGGACACGACGTCGTCGCCCGGCAGCAACCTCCGCATCACCTGTCTGGCTATGAAGACGGCGCGTTGAAGGGCGTCCGGCTGGGAATCTGCACGCCTTATCTTGAAGACGCGGACGCGGACGTGGTCGCTCGCTGCCGCGAGGCCGTGCGCGCCCTCACCGACGCGGGCGCCACGGTGGTGGAGCTGCCCGCGCCGGACCTGAACACGATTCTCTGGACGCACAGCTGCATCATCCTGAGTGAGATGGCGGAGGCGATGCTGCCGCAGGTGAAGGCTCGCGCGTCGGTGTTCGGGCTCGACTCGCGCACCAACCTGGCGCTGGGGCGTCACTTCCGGGCCACGGACCTCATCCACGCGCTGCGGCACCGGCACCGGCTGACCCGCGAGCTGCTGGCGCTCATGGCGAACGTGGACGTCATCGTCACGCCCACGACGGCGAGCACCGCGCCCGCCATCCCCGAGGCGACGCTCCCCGCCGGAGAGTCGAACCTGCCGGTGGTGGACGCACTGATGCGCTTCATCCGCCTGGCGAACCTCACCGGCTGCCCTGCCCTCTCCGTGCCCGCGGGCTTCGACCGCGCGGGCCTGCCCGTGGGCGTGCACCTCATGGGGCGCCCCTACGAAGAGCACCTGCTGCTGCGTCTGGGCCGCGTGGTGGAGCGCGCGACGGAGCGCCGCACGCCGGGCATCCACGTCAGCGTCCTGCCCTGA
- a CDS encoding PE-PPE domain-containing protein, with product MSIDGVGRGGVRQVTPRAVEGQSGPVAKNALARPLAAKDVFEAKSAQSSSSGNANLPPIQSNTGTVQAGTVQLDDATKVARGALKIDSNADPKTYDGMYLGSDGYAYPPDKFSVSEVPPFKPEKPIASPTPTTYHVNGILTQPQGDGNATGEAQKLANETGTNVVPIYNATEGLPADVTQTGMDRLGLGDNKAAQTLADAIYRDLQAGKKVNVTGYSQGGAIVSSALRDVDNRIKDDMGGFWGNLPVFGDGNRDKREALLGNINVSTFAGAGKTFPDGPKYTFYVNKQDPVPTWLGTHAFNPVTDIVSGIASGLFPGIGILNGGPSTQYPEGATIHTFDSAGNGEVFALDGKHGIDTYLNNIQDAV from the coding sequence ATGTCCATCGACGGAGTGGGAAGAGGCGGAGTCCGGCAGGTGACGCCGCGCGCCGTGGAGGGACAGTCCGGCCCCGTGGCGAAGAACGCGCTCGCGCGCCCGCTGGCGGCCAAGGACGTCTTCGAGGCGAAGAGCGCCCAGTCCTCCAGCTCTGGCAACGCGAACCTGCCGCCCATCCAGTCCAACACGGGCACGGTGCAGGCCGGCACGGTGCAGCTGGATGACGCGACGAAGGTGGCTCGCGGCGCGCTGAAGATCGACTCGAACGCGGATCCGAAGACCTACGACGGCATGTACCTGGGCTCGGACGGTTACGCCTACCCGCCGGACAAGTTCTCCGTGTCGGAGGTGCCGCCGTTCAAGCCGGAGAAGCCCATCGCCTCCCCGACGCCGACGACGTACCACGTCAACGGCATCCTCACGCAGCCGCAGGGAGACGGGAACGCCACGGGCGAGGCCCAGAAGCTGGCGAACGAGACGGGCACCAACGTGGTGCCCATCTACAACGCCACGGAGGGACTGCCCGCGGACGTGACGCAGACGGGCATGGACCGGTTGGGCCTTGGCGACAACAAGGCGGCCCAGACGCTGGCGGACGCCATCTACCGGGACCTGCAGGCGGGCAAGAAGGTCAACGTCACCGGCTACAGCCAGGGTGGCGCCATCGTGTCGAGCGCGCTGCGCGACGTGGACAACCGCATCAAGGACGACATGGGCGGCTTCTGGGGGAACCTGCCCGTCTTCGGCGACGGCAACCGCGACAAGCGCGAGGCGCTGCTCGGGAACATCAACGTCTCGACCTTCGCGGGCGCGGGCAAGACGTTCCCGGACGGGCCCAAGTACACCTTCTACGTGAACAAGCAGGACCCCGTGCCCACGTGGCTGGGCACGCACGCGTTCAACCCGGTGACGGACATCGTGAGCGGCATCGCGTCCGGCCTCTTCCCCGGCATCGGCATCCTCAACGGCGGCCCGTCCACCCAGTATCCGGAAGGAGCCACCATCCACACCTTCGACTCCGCCGGGAACGGCGAAGTGTTCGCCCTGGATGGCAAGCACGGCATCGACACGTACCTGAACAACATCCAGGACGCGGTCTGA
- a CDS encoding HEAT repeat domain-containing protein, which produces MRMQVHEHLQSLSPGEDPVREKLLDLLGLFGGQEQLPFLEALLLDRTAGYPIRVSALRAGLRLGLDMSGPELVRLLEASIAEACGEITHDPYAPALDDLLLLIRTDQALADARRSLLRIPLRSLANALAHERWRPPGLFPALKNWMHARWARQLARLSPEEVEADLRLHLRVAVATSPHPESQAFVSRQLRTPTAEARELLFRMLTPEAIAWWTAPHPQAFRHAAETLRLPLPLLLSHFGPERLLRRLEDVVRAQPPPHLLSHAAAVLGAWTDAHPLLPRWLDDPELTEAFRRTLLEQFLGHARPGDVHWGREAMTRPENAPLFRVLLHHRVLAPAPGDREVFLEALHGSDAVAQCFAIEGLLALRESGDGWRDRLMSLRQARHPALRIRAEAGLAREGQPGALFELRWTARDDEPSLRAEAVRWLGEVAVEEGHPVIVDALEDRGQVRNREVPLGSDEAVWALSRRGKREDLTLLLLAFVGGSYSYVLERHLAFHLARQEGASPEPPRPPACRQYALDLLEAGALHG; this is translated from the coding sequence ATGCGCATGCAGGTTCACGAACACCTGCAATCCCTCTCACCAGGGGAAGACCCCGTCCGGGAGAAGCTGCTGGACCTGCTCGGCCTGTTCGGTGGGCAGGAGCAACTTCCCTTCCTGGAGGCGCTGCTCCTCGACCGGACGGCAGGCTACCCCATCCGGGTCAGCGCCCTGAGGGCTGGCCTGCGGCTGGGACTCGACATGTCGGGCCCCGAACTCGTCAGGCTCCTGGAGGCCTCCATCGCGGAGGCATGCGGCGAAATCACCCACGACCCCTACGCCCCCGCGCTCGACGACCTCCTGCTCCTGATTCGCACGGACCAGGCCCTCGCCGATGCCAGGCGTTCCCTGCTTCGCATTCCACTGCGTTCCCTGGCGAACGCGCTCGCCCATGAGCGATGGCGCCCTCCTGGCCTGTTTCCGGCGCTGAAAAACTGGATGCACGCGCGCTGGGCCAGACAGCTCGCGCGACTCTCGCCGGAGGAGGTGGAGGCGGACCTTCGACTGCACTTGCGTGTGGCGGTCGCCACTTCGCCCCATCCCGAGTCCCAGGCGTTCGTGTCGCGCCAACTGCGAACACCGACGGCGGAAGCGCGGGAGCTCCTCTTCAGGATGCTCACGCCGGAAGCCATCGCATGGTGGACGGCGCCGCACCCCCAGGCCTTTCGACATGCCGCGGAGACGCTGCGGTTGCCATTGCCACTGCTGCTCTCCCACTTCGGTCCGGAGAGACTGCTCCGGCGGTTGGAGGACGTCGTGCGCGCCCAGCCACCGCCCCATTTACTCTCACACGCCGCCGCGGTGCTCGGCGCATGGACGGACGCGCACCCGCTGCTGCCACGCTGGCTGGACGACCCGGAGCTGACGGAGGCATTCCGCCGGACCTTGCTGGAACAGTTCCTGGGGCACGCGCGACCGGGCGACGTTCACTGGGGACGAGAGGCCATGACCCGCCCGGAGAACGCACCGCTGTTCCGCGTCCTGCTGCACCACCGGGTCCTGGCGCCAGCGCCTGGCGACCGGGAGGTGTTCCTGGAGGCCCTGCATGGCTCCGACGCGGTGGCGCAATGCTTCGCCATCGAGGGGCTGCTGGCCTTGAGGGAATCCGGCGATGGCTGGAGGGATCGGCTCATGTCCCTGCGTCAGGCCCGCCATCCCGCGCTGAGGATTCGCGCGGAGGCAGGGCTCGCTCGCGAAGGCCAGCCCGGCGCCTTGTTCGAGCTGCGGTGGACCGCGCGTGACGACGAGCCCTCGCTCCGCGCGGAGGCGGTGCGCTGGCTGGGGGAAGTGGCTGTCGAGGAGGGCCATCCCGTCATCGTGGACGCGCTCGAAGACCGGGGACAGGTGCGGAACCGAGAGGTCCCCCTGGGCTCGGACGAAGCCGTCTGGGCGCTCTCGCGGCGGGGAAAGCGGGAGGACCTCACCCTCCTGCTCCTGGCGTTCGTGGGTGGCAGCTACTCCTATGTGCTGGAGCGGCACCTCGCGTTCCATCTCGCGCGGCAGGAGGGGGCCTCTCCCGAACCGCCGCGTCCCCCCGCCTGCCGCCAATACGCGCTCGACCTCCTGGAGGCTGGCGCTCTCCACGGTTAG
- a CDS encoding alpha-2-macroglobulin family protein yields the protein MKQRSWMSGAVGLGVGFVLGGVMIAVVTGESVRRLMGSSAAALAGDEFVATKSAPGFGDEGLQRKTMKSFGSANSYDDESVGSRGGGGPAQAPMAAAPVMEMAAPPPEPEMEEGGVSKDRDGAAAPTRAWFPETFLFEPLVVTDANGSATVPVPVPDRLTQWRVLALAHSRSGAQAGAVTSFAGTLPTYVDPVLPPFLRAGDTVRLPVQVVNTTDKAVEASLKVDVKGAQVEAGARTVRVPARGSVVELVTVKAGGAGPVTLRASLGDTDAVVRDFDVWATGQPVVQTRGGSLAAPRTLSLVGPADAQVGSERVRLQVYPGALGMVRAELAAVERRPVDVAGDAYALLLAGQAPELLKSLGETADPAALKALSLVATQRVLRAARAPSIEVATRLAEGALAHPDNPVLARLGERLVAQVAQAQRPDGTCQGGEGWTLQRLLVATANCARTVRAAQGTPEGKQRAAAFTVRASGVFERYLPQVKDGYTAAVLLAEGSAEGGVADALRTRVREALKTGADGTAWLPVEPDTVRADGEMPSEAEATAMAVLALQGDAKAPLADLGAWLLAHYTPGLGWGDGQANRVGLRAALALFKDPLPAQVRVSVARDGQVVTEGTYDTKALREVLALEAAAPGSAGSHTWTVRAEPAVPGLGFSLALSAAVPWKSEVKGGLQLAVTGPKEARVGQLTNVRVQVGAPSSLPLRFQQELPAGVQVDPASLAALVASGQVTSWDVQDGALSLDLSPREQGALVQVEFRVLPTLAGTLQAGAARLGVPGRPDITASLPPTTWAVR from the coding sequence ATGAAGCAGCGCTCGTGGATGTCCGGGGCGGTGGGCCTCGGGGTGGGGTTCGTGCTGGGCGGGGTGATGATCGCGGTGGTGACTGGGGAGTCGGTCCGCCGCCTCATGGGGAGCTCCGCCGCGGCGCTCGCGGGGGATGAGTTCGTCGCGACCAAGAGTGCGCCAGGCTTCGGCGATGAGGGCCTGCAGCGCAAGACGATGAAGAGCTTCGGTTCGGCGAACTCCTATGACGACGAGTCCGTCGGTTCACGGGGAGGCGGCGGACCGGCCCAGGCTCCGATGGCCGCGGCGCCCGTGATGGAGATGGCGGCACCTCCTCCGGAGCCGGAGATGGAGGAAGGGGGCGTCAGCAAGGACCGCGACGGCGCGGCGGCGCCCACCCGCGCGTGGTTCCCGGAGACGTTCCTCTTCGAACCGCTGGTGGTGACGGACGCGAACGGCTCGGCGACGGTGCCGGTGCCGGTGCCGGACCGGCTGACGCAGTGGCGGGTGCTGGCGCTCGCGCACTCTCGCTCCGGCGCGCAGGCGGGGGCGGTGACGTCCTTCGCGGGCACGCTGCCCACGTACGTGGATCCGGTGCTGCCGCCCTTCCTGCGCGCGGGCGACACGGTACGCCTGCCGGTGCAGGTGGTGAACACCACGGACAAGGCCGTGGAGGCCTCGCTCAAGGTGGACGTGAAGGGCGCGCAGGTGGAGGCCGGCGCTCGCACGGTGCGGGTGCCCGCGCGCGGCAGCGTGGTGGAGCTGGTGACGGTGAAGGCCGGAGGCGCGGGGCCGGTGACGCTGCGCGCCTCGCTGGGGGACACGGACGCGGTGGTGCGTGACTTCGACGTGTGGGCCACCGGTCAGCCCGTGGTCCAGACGCGCGGCGGTTCGCTGGCGGCGCCGCGCACGTTGTCCCTGGTGGGCCCCGCGGACGCGCAGGTTGGCAGCGAGCGGGTGCGCTTGCAGGTGTACCCGGGCGCGCTGGGCATGGTGCGCGCGGAGCTGGCGGCGGTGGAGCGCCGTCCCGTGGACGTGGCCGGGGACGCGTACGCGCTGCTGCTCGCGGGCCAGGCGCCGGAGCTCTTGAAGTCGCTGGGCGAGACGGCGGACCCCGCGGCGCTGAAGGCGCTGTCGCTGGTGGCGACGCAGCGGGTGCTGCGCGCGGCGCGGGCGCCGTCGATAGAGGTGGCGACGCGGCTCGCGGAGGGCGCGCTGGCCCACCCGGACAACCCGGTGCTCGCGCGGCTGGGCGAGCGGCTGGTGGCTCAGGTGGCCCAGGCGCAGCGGCCGGATGGCACCTGCCAGGGCGGTGAGGGTTGGACGCTCCAGCGGCTGCTGGTGGCGACGGCGAACTGCGCCCGCACGGTGCGCGCGGCGCAGGGCACCCCGGAGGGCAAGCAGCGCGCGGCGGCCTTCACCGTGCGCGCGTCGGGCGTCTTCGAGCGCTACCTGCCGCAGGTGAAGGACGGCTACACGGCGGCGGTGCTGCTGGCGGAGGGCTCCGCGGAGGGCGGCGTGGCGGACGCCCTGCGCACCCGCGTGCGCGAGGCGCTGAAGACCGGCGCGGACGGCACCGCGTGGCTGCCGGTGGAGCCGGACACGGTGCGCGCGGACGGGGAGATGCCCTCGGAGGCGGAGGCCACGGCGATGGCGGTGCTCGCCCTCCAGGGTGATGCGAAGGCGCCGCTCGCGGACCTGGGCGCCTGGCTGCTCGCGCACTACACGCCGGGCCTGGGCTGGGGGGATGGGCAGGCCAACCGCGTGGGGCTGCGCGCGGCGCTGGCCCTCTTCAAGGATCCGCTGCCTGCCCAGGTGCGCGTGTCGGTGGCGCGCGACGGACAGGTCGTCACGGAGGGCACCTACGACACGAAGGCGTTGCGCGAAGTGCTGGCGCTGGAGGCCGCGGCGCCGGGCTCGGCGGGGTCGCACACGTGGACCGTGCGCGCGGAGCCCGCGGTGCCGGGGCTGGGCTTCTCCCTGGCGCTGTCCGCGGCGGTGCCCTGGAAGAGCGAGGTGAAGGGCGGCCTGCAGCTGGCCGTGACGGGGCCGAAGGAGGCGCGCGTGGGACAACTGACGAACGTGCGCGTCCAGGTGGGTGCTCCGTCCTCGTTGCCGCTGCGCTTCCAGCAGGAGCTGCCCGCGGGCGTGCAGGTGGATCCCGCGAGCCTGGCCGCGCTCGTGGCGTCCGGACAGGTGACCTCCTGGGATGTGCAGGATGGTGCGTTGTCCTTGGACCTTTCTCCCAGGGAGCAGGGCGCGCTGGTGCAGGTGGAGTTCCGCGTGCTGCCCACGCTCGCCGGGACGTTGCAGGCGGGCGCGGCGCGACTGGGTGTGCCTGGCCGGCCGGACATCACCGCGTCGTTGCCGCCCACCACCTGGGCGGTGCGCTGA
- a CDS encoding trypsin-like peptidase domain-containing protein, with protein sequence MELEGSEQEELTHALLGAFTSVEELLRMVEVKCGRSLVPPVEREGAARARALVRTAEAEGWTDVLVRGAHAAAPGHPRIRRFLQGYLSSVQRSVSGSALARIVQQSRLVLTPQAWRDRLTTLSRRVCRVELEGGRALGTGFLVAPDIVLTNSHVIEHRLLEALRVRFDLKVLPDRIAVHPGRVYAVTACLAQSPHSPADLMHPRPREATRDELDYAFLQIQDAPGEDRVGDQSRGFVPLAPSSPTAFEPGALALVVQHPKGRPMQVALDTFQTVNRSQTRVTYCTNTHPGSSGSPCFTPDLELVALHHSGDPRPGHESAEDDEGIPLDAIRGSLSGSVLRRLGWE encoded by the coding sequence ATGGAGCTTGAAGGCTCCGAACAGGAGGAACTGACCCACGCCCTCCTGGGCGCGTTCACCTCGGTGGAGGAGCTCCTCCGGATGGTCGAGGTGAAATGCGGCCGCAGCCTGGTGCCCCCCGTCGAACGGGAGGGGGCGGCACGGGCCCGGGCGCTCGTGCGCACCGCGGAGGCGGAGGGGTGGACGGACGTGCTGGTGCGCGGCGCGCACGCGGCGGCGCCGGGCCATCCGCGCATCCGCCGTTTCCTGCAGGGCTACCTGTCCTCCGTGCAGCGCAGCGTGTCCGGCAGTGCCCTGGCGCGCATCGTCCAACAGTCCAGGCTGGTGCTGACGCCGCAGGCCTGGCGCGACCGGCTGACCACGCTGTCGCGGCGCGTGTGCCGCGTGGAGCTGGAAGGCGGCCGCGCGCTGGGCACGGGCTTCCTGGTGGCGCCGGACATCGTGCTGACGAACTCGCACGTCATCGAGCACCGGCTGCTGGAGGCGCTGCGCGTGCGCTTCGATTTGAAGGTGCTGCCGGACCGCATCGCGGTGCATCCCGGCCGGGTGTACGCGGTGACGGCGTGCCTGGCGCAGAGTCCGCACAGCCCGGCGGACCTGATGCACCCGCGTCCGCGCGAGGCCACGCGCGACGAGCTGGACTACGCCTTCCTTCAGATCCAGGACGCCCCCGGTGAGGACCGGGTGGGGGACCAGTCGCGCGGCTTCGTCCCGCTGGCCCCGTCGTCGCCCACGGCGTTCGAGCCTGGCGCGCTGGCGCTCGTGGTGCAGCACCCGAAGGGCCGGCCCATGCAGGTGGCGCTGGACACGTTCCAGACGGTCAACCGCTCCCAGACGCGAGTCACGTACTGCACCAACACGCACCCGGGCTCGTCCGGGTCGCCGTGCTTCACGCCGGACCTGGAGCTGGTCGCGCTGCACCACAGCGGAGACCCGCGCCCCGGCCACGAATCCGCCGAGGACGACGAGGGCATCCCCCTGGACGCCATCCGCGGGAGCCTGTCCGGGAGCGTGCTGCGCCGCCTGGGCTGGGAGTGA